In Kordiimonas sp. SCSIO 12610, the sequence AAGCTATGAAGAATTATTGACAGGCCGGAGTGGAGACGGTACGAGTTTTATATCGGGAGAGTAACACTGAGAAATATCAGATACGATATTCAATATAACACTCAGAAGAAAACTTTGGGCAAATATGAGCGATACCGCTACTGAAGACGAACCAACCATGGAAGAAATACTGGCGTCCATTCGCCGGATTATTTCTGATGACGACGCCGAAGAAGGCGCCGCACAAGAGGTTGTACCTGATCCAGAGCCGGAACCAGAGCCTGAGCCCACACCCGAAGCTGAGCCCGAACCGGAAATCGTTCTTGAAGAACCCGAGCCTGAGCCGGAACCAGAACCTGAGCCGATTGTTGAGCTTGTTGAGGAAGTTGAGCCAGAACCCGAGCCTGAGCCAACACCAGAGCCAGACATTGAAGAAGAAATTTTCGACCTGACGGAATTTGCCTCTGAGGCGGATTTAAACGGTATTGACCCAATTGTTTCTGAAACGGTTGAGGAGCGTACGGCCCAAAGCTTCTCTCATCTGACGAACTTGATGGTGTCTGGCTATACTGGTGACGAAAATACCCTCGAATCGCTAGTGCGTGAAATGCTACGCCCGATGTTGCAGGGCTGGTTGGATGAAAACCTGCCATCGATCGTGCAGGATGCGGTTGAGCGCGAGGTCGCGCGGATTTCCCGCCGTAAGTAAACGTCAATAAACTAAAATTCACTTGTGATGCATATATGCACTATAGTGCCTCAATTGCACACCTGTGCAAAACCGTTTCTTCTTCGATTTACTACAGGGCCCCTGATAAATATCACATAGAGTTGACGCGCCCTATGGGAACGCATAAAAGGTGCTGTTCTAGTGGCATTTCTGCCGCTTTAGTGATTAGAATTTAAGCTTTTGAAGGCAAAAACCATGGCAATGGATAAAACATATTCTCCGACGGATATTGAAACAAAATGGTACGAGCATTGGGAAACGTCTGGCGCATTCAAATGCGGCAAACGCGCCGATGCGGAGCCATATGTCATTGTCATGCCGCCACCAAACGTAACCGGTAGCCTTCATATGGGGCACGCGCTGGATAACACCCTTCAGGATGTTCTCGTTCGCTTTGAGCGCCTACGCGGTAAGGATGTGCTTTGGCAGCCGGGTACTGACCATGCGGGTATCGCGACCCAGATGGTGGTCGAGCGCCAGCTTGCGGAACGTCAGATCGACCGACGTGATATGGGTCGTGATGCCTTTATTGAGCGCGTGTGGGAATGGAAGGAAGAATCCGGCGGTACAATCACCCGTCAGCTTCGCCGTATTGGTGCAAGCTGTGATTGGTCACGCGAGGCCTTCACCATGGATGAAGAGCGCTCCG encodes:
- a CDS encoding DUF2497 domain-containing protein, yielding MSDTATEDEPTMEEILASIRRIISDDDAEEGAAQEVVPDPEPEPEPEPTPEAEPEPEIVLEEPEPEPEPEPEPIVELVEEVEPEPEPEPTPEPDIEEEIFDLTEFASEADLNGIDPIVSETVEERTAQSFSHLTNLMVSGYTGDENTLESLVREMLRPMLQGWLDENLPSIVQDAVEREVARISRRK